The genomic stretch ttAAATCAAAAGTAAGCTTCCCTGGTccgtgctacacccttccaccgagtgctttttctgtcatttgttCTGTGAGTCCACAGTGTCAGCTGTGTAATCATGGCTGACTCTCTTGCTGGTTCCGGcttcattttctgcttttctttgcgTCAAATCATTGTTTCTGTAAACTGACGTCGTGTTCCCGTTGGTTggacaaaatgacatttttaagaTGTCACTTTCATCTCTGGGAGCCTTTTGATGTGCAGTCGCGATTATTTGTTGACCTTGTATAAATGTATTCCGCACTTTATTGATTATACTGTACACAACAGTTGGAGTCGGTGTGGAGTGTTGTGGACTGAAATGTGCACGTTGTGTTTTTAGGATGGTCTCACAGCGCTGCACCTGGCGGCTGATGGAGGTCACTGTGAATGTGTCAAACTGCTGCTGGAGTCCGGCTGCGATGCCAATGCACAAACTAATGTATGCCTTGTCCATTCAATGTCATATATATCATTTGCAATAAACACACGACACTACACAATATTTTAAATCTTTCATCAGCCTGAAAAAAGTTTAAActcttgtcttcttctgtctgcagaagAATATGAACGCTCTCCACTACGTGGCTCAGCGTGGCTTTGACAGAGAAGCCAGTTTTCTGCTGGAGGCAGGAATCAACAGAGATGCTGTAGACAATGTAAGGATTACCCATGTGACTTATTTCTTGGTTTCTATGATGTAGTGGAGCAACGTAACAACCCCTTATATAACAGCTTGCACATAGAAGTTCCTGAGTTGTTGCCTATACTTGTACACGGTTCATTTTATTCAATGAGTTGACgagtgagaggaagaaagggGACAAATGaatgttctcttttatttaatctattctatctattttatccttttcaatatttatttaatttaagaaatTGGTTGAAAAGTACGAGTTTGTTGCACTTCCTGCCATCCCAAACATCACAGGTGATTttgcaacagtgtgtgtgatgtagtaAATGGTAATTAGCAGCATTTGTATCACACctttatccacacacacacacacacacacacacagacacacacacacacacacacacacacacacaatttggggttcagtgtctGAAGCTGAAGGGCACTTTGACGCCAACACTGGAGCTGCACAACAGTACATTGGGCTTTTCCCATTTTTCCGTTTCTACTTTCTCGATTCCTTTCCTTGCTTCCTTTCCTAGTGTCTTAGTAACCATGACATGCGAGGGATGAGACTTGAGGGGAGAGGAGTCGGGGGCAATAAGCATTTAACGCAATGAGACATCCAGGCCTCGGAGCCGTCATTGTAAAGCCACGTCAATTCAATATGACTCatagatattttatatatatatattttactgtgtAAAGCactacaaatgtgtttttatgaaaagtactaaacaaataaagagtgacatacagtatgtgtgattgagtgctatatataatatacagacagacactctgtctctctatatgaCAGTGTGGGGATACAGCATGCAGCATACAGCAGCATTATTAACACACTGGCAGAAAGCATCGCATTGCTGCTTCCCTCGCCCCTCAGATTCCCCCGGCTGACACTAGATGGATGAACTTAAAGCAACACATATTCTAGACGGCACAGAATAAATGATCAGAATAATTCAGACGATGCTTTAATTGCAAAAAGCCTGAAACAGAAATGATTCTGTGTTGAAACCCACAACAGTGATGTAAAGGACATTTGAGAATTTGGGTCCACAATATCAAAATCAAAGAGTGTATCATTAAGGTCTGCTTTTGTAATTCCCACATGACTAAAGAATAATTAGTATAATCTTTGAAACTAAATAAACGCAGATACATCCTGAAAAATGCTTGTTTTAATTCTTAAGATCATAACTTTCGATTTGCTATTCTTATAAGCACCAAACACGAAGCTGGAGGCCATGGTGGGTCCTTTGTTCGGGTGGGCGCTCTTATTATCAGGATCCTTcacatgttcttcttctgtctttgtgtttgaaacagcaacacaacacagcgcTCCACCTCGCTGTGTtcaacaaccacacacaggTCTTACGGCTGCTCATAGATGCTGACTGTGACCTGGACGTCGCTGACAGTGTGAGTACAAACCTCTACAGCTGACGTGGTACAAATTAAAGGCATCGTTCGGATGTTTGGGAGTATGAGATACTTTTCCATAGTCTGTGTGTGACCTACAGTATtcactgactgtggataagtacCTGATACAACCccatagtaaaaggtttcttctcttagcgacacggttagtcactaagtatgaccctctcagtgcactcgcatgtgttgatgtggtgaccatcagtaattgtttatgtccttcttgttaatgtttttttctttcaaaaaactccaagggcttgtcttttaacgccgggtgccggcgaagccgttatgaaggcttcgttgcctcatgtgcgagcctgtatGTTATGCAGAGCGgggcatgagaatcacctgtagcgataaacacgtgttttaagtgactcctgatattgtcttttaaatgcagctttcttttacttggaagtcgtaggctcttcttcttcttctgtctcctcattgggtcttttcccttttccaaaaaagctctttaaagacgtttgttttccactcattgttgccggcccggtaccaaatgaccgaTGGGTGGGGACCACTGCTTTAAAGGACGTACAAGTAGCTGACTCAGCAGGACGTCTGTGTGCCCACGTTCTTTGTAGTAAATCTATGAATGCACAATTGACAATGACAAGGTGATGGTCCTCAGAAGAAAGGACACAAAGGCTACAGTGCAACAATCTGAGATTTCTGTCATGTTCACAGAGACAACAGACTGCGTTGCACATAGCAGCAGAGCACGGCTGGCAGGACTTGGCTGAGATGATGCTGATCTCGGGCGTTGACCTCAATCTGACTGACAAGGTACCGCACAGCAGATATAATCCTTCACCCAGGATGGAAAAAGATGTCatgattttctgcttttgtccTGCTAGTTTTTCGACTACGACTCTTTCTACGACAGCGTTTTAATTCTGTGGCTGGTCAAGGACACAATAGTTTTAACAACTCAATATACTTATGGGTTGTTCCATAGTAGCATAACGTGGAAAAGTAAAGTACCAGTAGCTCAGAATTTCACTTAAATCTGAAGTCAATGtaattagttacattccaccactgtttatGTAGCAGATGTGGGTTTATAAACTGTTACTAATTATATATCTTGCTCATGTATAATAGCAATGTGTATCCCTCTCGCCCGATGCTATATACTGAATTTGGTGTTGAACATTTTAAGAGTTGTATTCATTTAACTAATTTTCACATTAGGCAaattatcaaatgttttgtaGCCCACAGGCTTTTTTGTAGAGCACATGAAGATGTAGATGTGTTCCAAATGTCAAGTCAATCAGACTCACGGTTTTGGGGGGGCCGGCCTTTCAAAGTTCGGCTCTTAATAATAGTGCCCCCATCAGGCCGATTGGGATCATATCTTATGGGAAGCATTAGGGCATCATTTCTAGTTATGGTACCAAGTGTCATGTCTGTAGCTCCCAGCTAGTTGAGAAAACTCATATTATAGCATATAATGCTACATAGGCCACGCCCACATTCATCAaccattatgacactttaggtCTTGGTTAATACTTGGCCCCAGACCATGTGCACCAAATTTGGTGAAATTGTGTCCTCTGGGTTTTGAGGTACACATTTGTGGTATTTGCTGTGTCCCCTATGAATCTGGTTTAAAATGCTTTGATAGGCCAGTTCTCCAAGAGGGAGTAAACATATCCAAGCACATTTATAATGGTTGGGGAAAAAATGTTAACGAGTTACGAGCATCTGCTTCTAAGTCCCACCTGTTTTGCCTCCGTTGTGTGTGTCATCTCATTTATTCTAACTTTGAATGTTAGGTTATATTTACCTGCTCATACTGTTGTACTGTCTTTGAGCAGAGTGATGTACTTCCTgttcactgtgttttactgaTACACACAGCAGGGGAAAACGTGTCTGGAGGTGGCAGCCAGAGGAAACCATGTCATCCTGGTCGACATGATCATCAAAGCTGACCGTTTTTATAAATGGGAGAAGGTCAGTTTATCCTCATCGCGTCTGGAATAACTGCTATCTGAGGttcgtgcgacggggggggcaatctacccgcactacactcgcggatcgaccttttgggcacccctggtccaaatgaaatgtttttgaattaatGAATCTGCAGTGATATGAGATCTGTTACGTAACAAGCaccaacctccaggtctgaaaagtgaagctaatGCGAAGTGCCCTAAACTTACATTCTCTctaatgtccagcagggggcgactccactggttgcaaaaataagtcagatCATATAGAAGTCTGTGAAAAAAATGACCCTACTTTTATTTactcttgatttattatctcagtTAACATTTTCATATTAAGTTTAAGGTCtaaatcactagtttcaagtcttcttcaattcAGCACGATGTTCATTTAgtcaatgatggtcccatttagagtaaaatagacgataaagcagggaaTGCTttttccaaaaaacaagatgtcaACGGCAAGAACGCCAAACtcatagtccacaaaccaatgggtgacgtcatggtgactacgtccacttcttctATACGATCAATGTTACCTGTTTACTTTGTTTGCGAACTTCAGGATCAGATGGGCAGTGAGCAGGACTCCTGGGTGGGGAGGACTCTGAGCTTCAAGCAGGATCACCAGCCTGACACACAGCACCTCCGGTCTGTCCTATGGAGCCTGGCCACCAAGCACCTCTGCCGCGGGGAGTGGAAGATTCTGGCACAACACTGGGACTTCAGCGACGCACATATGCGAGCTATAGAACAACAGTGGACAGGTGAGCTATGCAGATCTCTTGAAATAGTTTAAAACACAagtctgatacattttaaacagaTCTGGGCCTTGGGCTTTGACAGGCTTCTTAAGTGCCAGAGCTCCAGCACAACCCACAACACTCATGCTTcccagtcaaatcaaatcaaatcaaatttatttgtatagcccaatatcacaaattatacatttgtctcagtgtgctttacagactgtacaggttacgacaccccctgtccttagaccctcgcatcgcacaaggaaaaacttcctaaaagaaaccccaaaattaaaggggaaaaaatggaagaaacctcagggagagcaactgaggagggatccctctcccaggacggacagacgtgcaatagatgtcgtgtgtacaggataaacaacatagtacaaatacaacatttgacagaaattatgttgtgttggaaaaaaaagaaatagaaagtatggatgaatccaggaaaatgtcaataaggcttcccggtgtccagcaggaccaggtcagcaggcgctgtcacgattcatgatcctgacgtaaactttatcagtggcaacctgccacatgagagacagacactccggggatgataccccggatggtgagttagtaacatacatttacataaatgcatacagatagagagggagaagaagagagagggaggggaggagagaggaagagaaggaagagagcagggaggtgtcccccggcagtctaagcctatagcagcataactaggggctgatccagggcaaacctgagccagccctaactataagctttatcaaaaaggaaagtctttagcctactcttaaatgtggagagtgtgtctgcctcccgaacacaaactggaagctggttccactggagaggagcttgatagcggaaagctctggctcccattgtactcttagagactctaggaactacaagtaaccctgcagtctgggagcgtaatgctctagttggtttataaggtactatgagatctttaagatatgctggagcctgaccattaattgctttgtaagtcaggagaaggattttgaattctattctgtattttacagggagccagtgcagagcagctaatacaggagtaatatgatcccgtttccttgttcttgtcaatacacgtgccgctgcattttggatcaactgaagagtcttaagcgactttttgggacaacctgataacaaggagttgcagtaatccagccttgaagtaacaaatgcatggactagtttttctgcatcattttgagacaggatgtgtcttatttttgcaatgttacgtagatgaaagaaggcagtccttgagatttgttttatgtgggagttaaacgacagatcttgatcaaagatgacgccaagattccttacagtggtgctggaggccaagttaatgccatccagagcttctatgtcattagaaaatgcgtttcggaggcgtttagggccaagtataatagcttcagttttgtctgtgtttaacatcaaaaagttgatagacatccaagtttttatgtccttaaggcatgcttgaagtttagccaattgattggtttcatctgggttaattgatagatataattgggtatcatccgcataacaatgaaagtttatagagtggttccttataatattgcccaaaggaagcatatataaggtgaatagaatcggttcaagtacagaaccctgcggaactccaagactgactttggctgtcatggaggatttatcgttaacaagtacaaattgagatcgctcagataaataggacttgaaccagcttagtgcggttccttttatgccaacacaatgttccagtctctgtagtaaaATGTCAAgatcaacagtgttgaaagcagcactgaggtctaacaagacaagaacagagacaagtcctttgtctgatgccaatagaaggtaattggtcactttcaccagtgccgtctctgtgctatgatgaactctaaatccagattgaaaaacctcaaataaactattattatgtaaaaagtcacacaactgttttttgcgactgctttctcaaggatttttgcgagaaagggtaggttagatatcggcctatagttggctaaaacctctggatcaagaccaggctttttaagaagtggttttattacagctactttaaaggattttggtacgtagccagataatagagacaggttgatcatatttaataacgaagtgttaattaagggtaaaacttctttaaacagtttagttggaatcgggtccaaaagacaggttgatggtttagacgatgagattgttgaagttagttggttaaggttgattggagtaaaacagtctagatatatttcaggagttacagatgtttttaaaattccaacagttgaagttaagtcattaacaattgaggtcaggaggagattaattttgtctctaataattataattttatcgttaaagaaactcataaagtcgtcactactgagagatataggaacagaaggctctgtagagctgtggctctctgtcagcctggctacagtgctgaaaagaaacctggggttgttcttattttcttctattaaggaagagtaataagcttctctggcattacggagagccttcttatacgttttaagatgatctaaccagactaaacgagattcttccaatttagtggaacgccatttactttcaagatttctcgagcTCTTAGTGAGTCCTAGTGGTCGATCTAACGTAAAACGTTCATTACGCTTCATTCAAAGCTGTTCAGACAACATATTGTTCATCCAGGTCTAAAGAAAAAACTTCTTAGCTGGTCTGAAtggggcaggaagtgaagtcaTTGTATCACACCACGTTCAGTGGCTTGAAATGTTCGGCCCAGGGGCAATCAGTGAAATTGTTTGGTGGCCTTGAGTTGAGTAAAACTTGTATTCCAaaaaacatgcaacactttGAGATGGTTCCTCTAAGATGAGATGTTGTTTCATGTTGCAGCAGCACTTTGTAATTGAAAATGATTACATCGACCTTACTCTCTCAATGCTAGTCTTGGGTCGCAACTCTGGTCCCACTGATTACTTGcctacattctctcctctgactGTAAAAGGACAGATAGCAGCCATGTTATTTTCAGTTTTCACTCATCTTAACTAAGACTTTGCAAAGATATTGATATGTTTTCTAATTCTGAATTGAACCTCTAGGTATGAAAAGCTTCAAAGAGCATGGCCACCGAATGCTGTTAATCTGGCTTCATGGAGTCGTGATGGCGGGGGGGAACCCGGTCAAAGGCCTCTACGAGGGGCTGGTGGAAATCTCACGGACAGACTTGGCAGGTGAGCCCATCAAACTTCACTGTGGTTTCTGTTCTCGTATACGTCTCGtcagtggcgtagctaggcctattttaggtgggcttcagCCCAAAATAAACGAGTGACATTCTATGGCATCTGAATCACAACAGTGTGATAGATCACTTTGCCTCTCAAACAGAGAAGGAATTCTTTGATGCTTCCACCTACA from Cottoperca gobio chromosome 3, fCotGob3.1, whole genome shotgun sequence encodes the following:
- the ankdd1a gene encoding ankyrin repeat and death domain-containing protein 1A isoform X1, which encodes MEDDLVSEDDILLCSEKEFHDAAKRNDPGKMQELMKKGVDVKAKNNIDRKALHWAAGAGNEQALRLLLDHDTEVDERDTFGMNPLLLASWFGHLKVLQILVSSGAKLNSENKDGLSMLHCAAQRGHIRVLEFIMEDLEDICLDRVDKSGKTALHLAAEQGQFEVVEFLIGMGCTHGLKDKEENTALHLAAKCGHTEVLQKMVETGVDVDERNMDGLTALHLAADGGHCECVKLLLESGCDANAQTNKNMNALHYVAQRGFDREASFLLEAGINRDAVDNQHNTALHLAVFNNHTQVLRLLIDADCDLDVADSRQQTALHIAAEHGWQDLAEMMLISGVDLNLTDKQGKTCLEVAARGNHVILVDMIIKADRFYKWEKDQMGSEQDSWVGRTLSFKQDHQPDTQHLRSVLWSLATKHLCRGEWKILAQHWDFSDAHMRAIEQQWTGMKSFKEHGHRMLLIWLHGVVMAGGNPVKGLYEGLVEISRTDLAECIRQKANAETSSPKRCTAM
- the ankdd1a gene encoding ankyrin repeat and death domain-containing protein 1A isoform X2, translating into MEDDLVSEDDILLCSEKEFHDAAKRNDPGKMQELMKKGVDVKAKNNIDRKALHWAAGAGNEQALRLLLDHDTEVDERDTFGMNPLLLASWFGHLKVLQILVSSGAKLNSENKDGLSMLHCAAQRGHIRVLEFIMEDLEDICLDRVDKSGKTALHLAAEQGQFEVVEFLIGMGCTHGLKDKEENTALHLAAKCGHTEVLQKMVETGVDVDERNMDGLTALHLAADGGHCECVKLLLESGCDANAQTNKNMNALHYVAQRGFDREASFLLEAGINRDAVDNQHNTALHLAVFNNHTQVLRLLIDADCDLDVADSRQQTALHIAAEHGWQDLAEMMLISGVDLNLTDKGKTCLEVAARGNHVILVDMIIKADRFYKWEKDQMGSEQDSWVGRTLSFKQDHQPDTQHLRSVLWSLATKHLCRGEWKILAQHWDFSDAHMRAIEQQWTGMKSFKEHGHRMLLIWLHGVVMAGGNPVKGLYEGLVEISRTDLAECIRQKANAETSSPKRCTAM